The following nucleotide sequence is from Ananas comosus cultivar F153 unplaced genomic scaffold, ASM154086v1, whole genome shotgun sequence.
GAATATGGCGATCAGATTACGTTCGTAAGAAACATAAGCCTACTACTGTACAAGGTTCCCTCTAGTTTCTCGCGTAGGGAGAGTCGAATGTACGTGACTTTCACTTTGTTTCTGGAGGCCACAAAAGTGCAATTATGGCTTTCCCTGGATTTCTTAGGATATCGCCGTATCGAGGTACCTGTTTAATAAGCGGGTCGTCTTCGCGTAAGGGAACCTTGTTCCGATTATCAAACAGCTCGCTCGTATTTGGATCGATTAGACAACTTGGAAACTCGTGATTGATCTCGATACCAATTAAGACAGTTTGGTTTCTCTACAAATGTTTCTCGATCGAGTCTCATTACCGCGCGGATTTACAACTCTATGATCTTATCTGTTACATCAAGCAATGGTCCCTAGAGTGTGTATTGGCTTTACACTACTGATGCTGACAATAAGTTGGTACTAATCAACcaatcataaagtaaatgaaGATTAATTCTTCTGTACATATTTTTCAGTAACCTTTTAATCAATGTGACTTTATTAGTTTCTGATGAACAACACAGCGATACACGTAAAAATTCTCTCAACAGAGCTGGTGACATGATGATAgtttaaatcatagaatactcTTCCTCGTCTCCGCGTCTCGTATCGCTGTCGATTCTGCAGAGAATATCTTCAGAGAAGAGATGCATGGCTTCATACGTTATTTAATTACAAGTGGTTCGATTTTTTCATTCATCACTCTTTTCTGTATGATATCGACAACTGCGCATTTGAATAAGTCGTGTTTTAGATCACAACTACTATATTTGTAGACATCGACAAAACTCTACATTATTTAACATATTCTAAGTATGTTATAACCATATCTGCTAAAACTCCTTACAATAGCAATGTTTCTTTACTGAGTAACCTTGTTTTTAGTTGTGAGAGAGGATTATTTTGGTGGATAATTTGTGCGTAAAACAAACATGATTGTATCTTTACTCATACAATCAGTAGTGAACATTGCTgcatcttttcctttttcataaCTGAatcaaagatatatatatatatatatatatatatattttcccctTCATTAAATCATGCTTAAAATTTACCACAACCATTTAaccaaaacatatataaaattgtCCACCCCTAATTCTACTACCCATTACcctatacacatacatatattttttttgctcctAATTGTTCATGGGAGTATATATTCTTTTACTAAAcggcgaaaaaaagaaaaaagaaacaaaagaatcatgcaaacataaaatttaacctTCCCTAGCACTAAATTATACCCCCCCCCTACTCTTTTCTCTGGTTTCTTCTGTATATACAGCTAAAGATGATCAGAAATTCAAAACGGTGGCAAGTTCATAGTTTGGTTCGAGTTCGGCTTCGGCGAACTGAGGCCCGGGAAGTAGAAGCTCGGGTTCGACATGTCGAaggtcggcgtcggcgtcgcgGGTCCGAAGCCGGTGTAGGCGCTCTGCAGATCATCCAGGTTCAGGTCCATGAACCACTCGCTGTCCTCCTTGATCTGGCACACTTCGGTGGACTGGTGGTTCGGGTAGGCCTCCGGCCTAGCCGCCGCCTTGTCGAACACGTCGTTGTCGATGTCCGACTCCGGCGTCCGGAAGCTGTTCGACCCCGAGTCGTCGGTCGAGTCGGTCGTCATCATCGAGGCCTCCTCCTTCTGGCTCTGCATCTTCTCCCAGCTGTTCTTCTTGTTGTACAGCCGGCACAGCACCCAGTCGTCCAGCTGCGCGAATTTTAGAGCAGAGCAGCAGAAGTTAGAATCCGACACGCaaggaatttaaaaattcttgaaatttgaaatttgagatttgaaatttgagatctGAAAGAGGGCGGGGCGTACTCTGAGGCTTCCTTTCTTGTTGGGGGAGCGGGAGGTGTCGGCGAGGCGGTACTCGTGCATGATCCAGTCGGTCTTGGCGCCGCGGGGGGCCTTGCCGGAGTAGAAGACGAGGGCTTTCTTGATCCCGAGGGGGCGGTGGGTCCCCTTGGGCACGACGGGCTTGTCGGCCCCCGTCGCCTTCCAGTAGCCCCTCCCGGCGGCGCGGTTCGGCCGCGACCCGTTCGGGTACTTGCGGTCGCGGGGGGTGAAGAAGTACCACTCCCTCTGCCCGAATAATGCCTTCTCTGCTCACAAAACACACATAACTGTCAAATTCAATTCAAACGCGCGAAacagaaatttatttatttcacagATACAGAGACACATAACAACATATATGTCGCGCAAAATCTGCTTCGAGATCCGCAACCCCCAGCCGCCGGGGAGAATGCGCACGGATCTCGAAGCAGATCCGACCGGGAGGCAAGAGTTCTTCTAGCTGATCGATCTAATCTAACGTTCGGGAATATTATTCGGGCGCCCATCGGATCCGCTTAAAAATCCGTGCGCNAGTAtataaaaaaactcttttttttttctttttttttttcaccttttttttctcttcttcttctttctttcttcttcttttttttctttgctgttcttctcttttagattcccctcttctttttttttgagaggctttataataaaattctaaCTATCTTTtggaaattatttaaaaaaatataaaaagggaATGGTATTTTCATACAaggtatgaattttttttttttttttttaccattttttcttttcaatcaaTTCCTCTTTCCTTTCCCTATCCCCTTCCTTCTATACTTTCATAATAGAGTTGAATGACCTTAGATGTTCTTGTACCGGTGCCCCGTCCTTCATCTTAAGATTGTACAATTACCACCTTAAGAAGATTTTATTCACCAATGACTTCCCTTCTAGAGATTCTTCAATTTATCCCTAATCCCTTTTGTGGTAGTCTCAGTCTCCACATTGAATAGCACCGAATCATCTAGTTCCAAATATAGGTTTGCTAAAGCCATCTTATCTTTCTCTTCAAATAGCTTATCTGTCATCCCTTCcaactttttcttctttccttgcAAGGCGATCTCGCAAGCATCTTTAACCAAGACTGCTTGCATCTTAAGTTTCTACAACGCGAAATTCGTTCCATCAAATCGAGGAACCTCATACTTCGTCAATGTAACTTTCCCTGCCATTGTTTCACTGTCAATGAAATACAAAGAATCcaacgctctgataccaaattgaAGGGACCGGCCATGGGGTTACCAAGCACACCTCAAACCCACATAGCACACGAGCGCAGCGAAAACAAGATCTTTCGTAGACGTAAGAGACGAGAAGGCTTGTAAAAAAATAAGCACGAGGATAACAAAGCaataaagaaaacaagaaatCACAAGAACACAAGATTTACATGGTTCGACCAACCTTGAGTCGACCTACGTCCACGAGCAAGACCATCTCAATTGCTTTCTTCGATTAACCCACGGCACAAAAGTACAAAAGAGTAGATtggattacaaaaaaaattcctCTCGAGAGCTGTAAGGAAATGAATCCTCGATACGTGGATGCGGACTTTGGTCGAAATTGACCAAACGTCGCTTCGGAATGCTTCAGAAAGGCCGAAATCGTCGAAAAGGCTTTTGTGTGTTGtagaggaccttggagagcaagctggaaTGAATTCTGCAAAATGCAGAAAAATGATGCTCTAAGAGTTCGGACCCTccccagggtccggaccccgtagctgcGGGAATCCCAGTGCGGGCAGTGCACTGTTGGGCTTGTTGagggagttttctgtaattgtGCTGAGTGGGAATTAAAAGAGAGGTATTTGAGCCTATTTTCCTTCACCTCTCTCATTTGTAGCCCTAAAacacactccctctctctctctaagcactctttctctctctcttcaaggtgggaagtaagagaaggagaaggtggagaaggaagcttTAAGAAggctcttcatcttcttcatcttcttccttggttcAAGTGGAGAGTTtgtgaggtaagctttgaagctttaatggtagatttctagggttttgtttATATACTCTAGAAATGATTTTGATGGAACCCTAGGATGCTAAATAGGTGGTTATCACTTGAATCGCGAAGTTGTATGAtgaattcttgcaatagttgcaTATTAGGGCTTCCAAAGGGGGTTTTGCTATATaggtgggtttgatctaaattaatccTATGTAAACCTAGTTGCTAGGTTTCCTGACGCGTTGATGGCCTCGGTttggcaatccgacgagcctacgcgaagatattgggaAAAAGGACAGTTTTGGCTTTGTTTCCGCCTTGAGGGCCAAGGAGGCGTCCAAAAATCGCGAAATCGGATTTCTAGtatcgcggcatcaccaagaggtaggtggtgtcatcccgaagcagttggaCTTCCTTCTATGTCCAAGTTATATTGTTGATCACATTTTTACATGTTGGCATTATGCATGATAAGGCGATTTGGATAGTTGCATTTCCATTCTTTGCATGCTTCCTTGGCATCGAGGATTGACACATGAACTTAGGATGCATGAGGATAAGGTCTTGTAACATAGAACCCTCTAGTGATAAAGATAAGTGATGAACTTGATTTTGTGATGATGAAAACCAAtgacatgtgaactagtgtagtGGAATCATTTacaacatgaacgagtggcgtGTAAATTAAtgtggttgagacacttacAACATAATGAtgtaaacgagtggcatttgaatcTAGTGTAGCAGAATACTATGGCatttgaacatagggatagttgaGTTCCCGAGTGAttgttaaccctagttgacagggtatccttagttggcgaggattggatcatactcacatagtctattTTGAGTttgggtggtcgctccacacaagcagtgcactccggagttgtcacacaaGGGGCaaacgtagttgtcccgcaggcggtctcgggtggGATAaaagcggggtagctcctcacctatgagatttgagatatgagtcggggcgaaccttcgggttagccaagtgattgggtgaaAACATTAATATCATAACTTCttgaacatagtagcatgatagatGACTTCATTAATTACTATGTAGATTTACATTCATTGCTAtcgattgaggcatagtagcatgttagtagAATTCATGTTATATAAGCAAATTATTTCCATATATCTATCTacctatgcctgcttagacctagtgggaagatcggcggagtcggcggccgaacccattggaaactattcgtagttctcatcccactttgttgcaggaccGAGCCCGAGTGGaccgggcgaggatcgcggtaagggcatagcgccctagtagttagtaactttcctttttgcattagagcaCCCTATGTACTTGAGAGTGATGATGTATATTTGGAGAGTTGTACATGTTGTGAGATGATTATGTAAACTTCATGTATGCattttttgagatgaaaatgtaaatatgatgtaaatgttgaatgtcaaatgtaatagctagaactcTCTTTCGCTCTCTTGTTTGCTAGAATAACTGCTCGCTtgaatcatgtatgttgtttaagttttcctgggcaacttattgtacatgatcttgttgtttacccttgggcggacaggagaggtgctattcgttcgacgtctgttcgaTGTGTcccaaccgaccaaattggcggttgcggaGCGTGACAGGAGCTCTCCACGTTTTCTGTCAATTAGGGTATTTACAATGAAGCTCATAATctaaaagattaattataaGGGTTTATATAACCCTAAAATCCTAATTCTACTAGGAAATAATTTTTGCCTTCCATGCAAATCTGATTCACATGTAGTCGTCAATATCTTTTTAGGAATACTCTTTAAAGTGATTCTAGACTATTTCTAATCTTTTGGAACAAGATTAGATCCAATCAAAGTCAAACTCTGCATATCGACTCAAAACATGGCTTTATATAATCAAGCATGCACGGTGAACcaatggctctgataccagtttgttacgACAAGTGGACAAACAGAAATGAAAACGACGAACATAAAGTAGACAAACCACAAACAGAAAATAAAGTGGAATACAAAGATTTATGTAGAAAAACCTTTGCAGAGAAAAAACAATGGGTGGAGGaagagagaacttcactatgaAAAAGAAAGTACAATGTTCTGGAGATTACAAATACTACATTACACATCCATTTTTCCTTCATAAttcatttattcaaaaaaaattttgtcgcACCACGAAATTGTTGGTGAATTGGGGACACAAAATCAAAGTCAATAACCAAATTTCAAGGCATATCTCACAAGAGACCAAAAGATAATGGATGGATCATGATTAGTGACATATATAaagcatatataaaaattgaacccTGTAAATCTGGTTCAATGGAATATGTTGAGAAATCATAACTAAGATCAAAGTTTACGGTATAAATtggaaaataagtttttttttcgcATCAAGATTTTACATAATATTAcattgtatgtatgtatataggAAATCACACAAGGCATGCATGTGTATAGAAGTAGAATTATATGAAGTGCATCTATTTGGTGACAGTTAAACCAAACTGATTAAAAAGTCTCCAATTCAGGTTGCTCTGTGGGCAAGTTTCCACTAGACCTATAAAGtattaatttaagaaaaaacaaGTATACAAACACCCCCTTAATGTTCGGAGCTTTCGTAAATAAAaccaccaaatttttattttggcaaCTAGATCCTCTAAATCTTGTCAAATAGTTCTCTTCTCAAGCAAACTTGCTTGTTAAACACCCATTCTCACCAAAATGTCTAAAACACATTAAAACCTAACATTTCTATTCTCAtacttgaaaaaataataaaaataaaaaatgggaCCGGAGTATTCTTCAATTCTTATACTTTACTTTTATATGTGAAAAGATAGAagaagtttattattattatttttttttagtgaatTGAAGCTTTACAGGATCATTTTGTAAGACATGTCACCAACacagttgttttttttttttgagagagataggtagcacgctacccgcttcgtttattttatttagaaatgaacttagctagaaatgtgaatcaactaggattcgaacttaggtttCGGGTACAAacaaccaagccctttgccacttgctgtaacatattgaaacccgaaagaaattatcgaactttatccaaattggttaaagttgtcgagagaaatagttggacaagtttcatttagcattccaactaGGTTGGAAGGgataaaaatgagtttaaaaggtgttagaaaggttttagcatcgatcggcgtgaaataaaatcgaaaacggcgcaaaaTCAGtattctgggcaaagtgtatcggtataaccagcgagttgtcaccggtacagccctgcaACCCGAGAAGAgtaagctctcgggtttgagaaaaattggaagtgtaccggtacactttgaaaatgtaccggtacaaatcctacGTAACCGAgagagttgctctcgggtttggcctctgcgcagagttgtaccggtacaaaatcctgtgtactggtacactttggtctcGCAGCAACATTGAGGTCTGTTGTAAATTAGACGTTTTGGGGgggcttagttgcaaatgttacaacatgtaaTATACCCTAACACCCCTCTCTTTCACAGCCAACACcccaactctctcactctctcattcctctctttctctctctagaaagcacactctagagcaaggagaaggtggagaagaagtcTTGGAGTGGAATTTTGGTGGCTTTGGAGGATcttggagctctccaacaagaaggatcttGGGAGGAGCTTGGTCTAAGATAAGTTTTAGTGTAAAGCccatctagggtttggttttaaaccctaggttttggagttttgagcTTCTTAGAGGCTTTATAAACCCTTTAgggccatgaacaccatgaaacccaTGAGAGCTTTATGTGCTCTAATGGTAGTTAACTAGCGTTcatagtagatgccctagggatatTTGGAAAGGCTTGGAAATggtattagaatgcttcctagttgattctaagctagcttttgcttagcgatgagatcaatctaggaaaaatcccattatggcattgttagggcatggactttggggcttttgcctctgGTTGTTTTCGagataaattgacctcttggaaacctaattaggagTACGTATTctcgacgcgtgggacaactccgtttgacgttacgaaaagtctaagTAAGAGATCTTGTTTATAGGGCCTAATTCGGCGCTATTTTGGGTATAGGTCACGGGAGAAGCGTCCTAAAATCACGAGAGTTGAACTACAACCCTTCTACAATATTCAAGGTGGGGGagtgcacgccggaatcatcGAATTCCTCTTTATGTCTATTTACActtttgttgagcatacttgtatatagagtcattcatgcatattagggtagtTCACATGTGAATGAtggtttaatttcatttatatgcttctaacgtagttgaacatgaAAAATGATTTGAGCCATAACGGATATGTATGTTGAGACCCTTAACTtatatgaatgtgagacttgaaccaagataatagtaaataaaggtgacattaacattagagacatgattggcatcgaGACATGACTCGTTaattaaacaaggtttaacaattagtggcattgtgacaa
It contains:
- the LOC109703958 gene encoding NAC domain-containing protein 68-like, whose protein sequence is MHEYRLADTSRSPNKKGSLRLDDWVLCRLYNKKNSWEKMQSQKEEASMMTTDSTDDSGSNSFRTPESDIDNDVFDKAAARPEAYPNHQSTEVCQIKEDSEWFMDLNLDDLQSAYTGFGPATPTPTFDMSNPSFYFPGLSSPKPNSNQTMNLPPF